Proteins encoded within one genomic window of Novosphingobium sp. 9U:
- a CDS encoding flagellar protein FliS, whose translation MLAMRSPQEAYRRVDFDARVAASRPADLVHLCIEHLIGALGTALHSAEAGDNHLKSRSLTRALTAVTALQLGVSGEDGVASALRHMYEAARRTILDCATDFDSARITTLRADFVDIGRALRGG comes from the coding sequence ATGCTGGCGATGCGCTCTCCCCAAGAAGCCTACCGCCGCGTCGACTTCGACGCACGCGTCGCTGCGTCCCGGCCGGCCGATTTGGTGCACTTGTGCATCGAGCACCTGATCGGCGCGCTGGGCACGGCGCTGCATTCGGCCGAAGCGGGCGATAACCACCTCAAAAGCCGCTCGCTCACCCGCGCGCTGACGGCGGTCACTGCGTTGCAGCTGGGCGTCAGCGGCGAGGACGGCGTCGCCTCGGCCTTGCGCCACATGTACGAGGCCGCGCGGCGCACGATCCTGGATTGCGCGACCGACTTCGACTCGGCGCGGATCACCACGTTGCGCGCCGATTTCGTCGATATCGGCCGGGCGCTGCGCGGCGGATGA